One genomic window of Halovivax cerinus includes the following:
- a CDS encoding class I SAM-dependent methyltransferase — protein sequence MTDSEPSVAEHYDELASDWERFVDSPWKRDLLWPIVSALLPDVEGHRVLDVGCGDGAYAARLADAGADVVGVDLSEEMVRVARERYGDRATFERGDVTSGLPFVADGEVDVLLCQHVLSHVPDLDPVYAEFARVLGAGGTVVLSTHHPLSDYLVVRDREYPEIGSVDGAPADPVVDPDAAAPDYHDTERFRIGWGGDGSENPGTYFRRPLGTLVGDLIDAGFDLDEFVEPNPAEHLPQDALAECPDLAERPPRSICLRADRR from the coding sequence ATGACGGATTCGGAGCCATCCGTGGCGGAACACTACGACGAGCTCGCCTCAGACTGGGAGCGGTTCGTCGACAGTCCCTGGAAACGCGACCTCCTCTGGCCGATCGTGTCGGCCCTCCTGCCCGACGTTGAGGGCCACCGCGTGCTGGACGTCGGTTGCGGCGACGGTGCGTACGCCGCGCGGCTCGCGGACGCGGGCGCCGACGTCGTGGGCGTCGATCTGAGCGAGGAGATGGTGCGAGTCGCGCGCGAACGCTACGGCGACCGCGCGACGTTCGAACGGGGCGACGTCACGTCGGGGCTCCCGTTCGTCGCCGACGGCGAGGTCGACGTCCTCCTCTGCCAGCACGTCCTCTCGCACGTCCCCGACCTGGACCCCGTCTACGCCGAGTTCGCCCGCGTTCTCGGCGCGGGCGGGACGGTCGTTCTCTCGACGCATCACCCGCTGTCCGACTACCTCGTCGTCCGCGACCGCGAGTATCCGGAGATCGGATCGGTCGACGGCGCTCCCGCGGACCCGGTCGTCGACCCCGACGCGGCCGCACCGGACTATCACGACACCGAACGGTTCCGGATCGGGTGGGGCGGCGATGGGAGCGAGAACCCCGGCACGTACTTCCGGCGACCGCTGGGAACGCTCGTCGGGGACCTGATCGACGCCGGCTTCGACCTGGACGAGTTCGTCGAGCCGAACCCGGCGGAGCACCTCCCCCAAGACGCGCTGGCCGAGTGTCCGGACCTCGCCGAGCGGCCCCCGCGGTCGATCTGTCTGCGGGCCGACCGTCGCTGA
- a CDS encoding 5'-nucleotidase C-terminal domain-containing protein, protein MTTPRLLHLADLETIYDDPERLGRLTGAIDRARDDRTIVVGSGDTSALGALAFESEDGRAIARPFYDRIALDADTLGNHEFDHGASEAAEWARSTATTHLAANVSGVTAGDGGRWPYLEPGTLIERAGHQIGMIGVVHPGTVELSGLDLDVQIVDPVDPVRTEAARLRASGADWLVVCSHAGPIDERIAAETDVDAVLGGHDHDAVREWVDGTLVSRTEGGQAGVYQLVELGASPTDGADEIEARTHSIDVAPRVEAVESAYLDMAAERGLTTELGSLPEPLGHPEAAHLVAEAYRIGGDVDVGLVAAASVRDGLPRHLTRGDVVGIVPFGSTLDVHRLPGERLRSIAERCADPLDATHGGLVAAGLELGDDDEASVGGRPIDPIETYHLGCMSYLTVVDAVPELDPDTHVDSLGPQHEHVLAAVSNRVREAAPGAGTDETA, encoded by the coding sequence ATGACGACACCGAGACTCCTCCACCTCGCGGATCTCGAGACCATCTACGACGATCCCGAACGGCTCGGCCGACTCACTGGCGCGATCGACCGGGCCCGGGACGACCGAACTATCGTCGTGGGATCCGGCGACACGAGCGCCCTCGGGGCGCTCGCGTTCGAGAGCGAGGACGGTCGCGCGATCGCCCGCCCGTTTTACGATCGTATCGCCCTCGACGCGGACACGCTCGGCAACCACGAGTTCGATCACGGGGCCAGCGAGGCAGCCGAGTGGGCTCGATCGACGGCAACGACGCACCTCGCCGCGAACGTCTCCGGCGTCACCGCCGGCGACGGCGGCCGGTGGCCGTACCTCGAACCGGGAACGCTCATAGAGCGCGCCGGTCATCAGATCGGCATGATCGGCGTCGTCCACCCCGGGACCGTCGAACTGAGCGGGCTCGACCTCGACGTGCAGATCGTCGACCCAGTCGATCCCGTCCGGACCGAGGCCGCGCGACTCCGAGCCAGCGGCGCCGACTGGCTCGTCGTCTGCTCGCACGCGGGACCGATCGACGAACGGATCGCGGCCGAAACCGACGTGGACGCCGTCCTCGGCGGACACGATCACGACGCGGTCCGCGAGTGGGTCGACGGAACGCTCGTCAGTCGAACCGAGGGCGGCCAGGCCGGCGTCTATCAGCTCGTCGAACTCGGCGCGTCACCGACCGACGGCGCCGACGAGATCGAAGCCAGGACACACTCGATCGACGTCGCTCCCCGCGTCGAAGCGGTCGAATCGGCCTACCTCGATATGGCGGCCGAACGGGGGCTCACGACGGAACTCGGGTCGCTTCCGGAACCGCTCGGCCACCCCGAAGCGGCCCACCTCGTCGCCGAGGCCTACCGGATCGGCGGCGACGTCGACGTCGGCCTCGTCGCGGCGGCGTCCGTCCGCGACGGGCTCCCGCGTCACCTCACGAGGGGCGACGTCGTCGGGATCGTTCCCTTCGGATCGACACTCGACGTCCACCGGCTCCCGGGCGAGCGACTTCGATCCATCGCCGAGCGATGCGCCGATCCGCTGGACGCGACCCACGGCGGCCTCGTGGCGGCGGGGCTCGAATTGGGCGACGACGATGAGGCGTCGGTCGGGGGCCGGCCGATCGACCCGATCGAAACGTACCACCTCGGCTGTATGAGCTACCTCACCGTCGTCGACGCGGTCCCCGAACTCGACCCGGACACGCACGTCGACTCCCTCGGTCCACAACACGAACACGTCCTGGCGGCCGTCTCGAACCGGGTCCGGGAGGCCGCTCCCGGCGCTGGAACGGACGAAACGGCGTGA